The segment CCGGGAGATCGTCGGGCTCGAGCAGGACGCTATCGCCGACCGGAATCTCGCGAACCCCGCGTTCCTCGTGGTTCGGGTGCAACGGTGGGTTGCCCTCATCGGGCGGACTACCACCGAGCGGGACCTGATTGCCCTCGCGGACGAGAAAGCGCCGATCGGTCTCCTCGTCGATCCGATCCCGGTTCGCCGCGTACACCGAACTCATCGCGAGGTCGACGTCGCTCGTGGACGTTCCCAACTGGACCATCGCCTCGGTGATCGCCTCGCCGCGGATTCCCCGCCGGCGCAGACTTCGCAGCGTCGGCGCTCGGGGATCGTCCCACCCGTCGAGTTCGCCCGCTTCGATCAGCGATTTGATCGTCGACGTGCTCATCTTGCAATCGTACTCATCGACGTTGACGTGACCCCAGTGGACGACCTCGGGGTACTCCCAGCCGAAGTACTCGTAGACGAAGCGCTGGCGTTTGGCCGAATCCTGCAGGTCGATCCCGCGGATGATGTGGGTGATGTCGACGATGTGGTCGTCGATACCCGACTGGAAGTCGAGCATCGGCCAGCAGCGAAACTCCGCGGCTTCCTCGCGCGGATGTGGGGTGTCGATGATCCGGAACGCGACCCAGTCCCGGAGCGCCGGGTTCTTGTGTTCGATATCGGTCTTGACCCGGAGGACCATCTCGCCGCTGTCGTAGACGCCCGCGATCATGTCTTCGAACTCGTCGAGGACCGTCTCGGCGTCCTTGTCTCGGTGCGGGCAGGCCTCGCCGTCGTTTTTCAGCTCGCTGAACTCCTCGCCGGAGCACGAACAGGTGTAGGCCCCGCCCATCTCGATGAGTTTCCGCGCGTGGTCGTAGTAGATCTCGAGGCGGTCGCTGGCCTTGAACGTCGCGTCGGGTTCGAACCCGAGGTACTCGGTGTCCTCGAGAATGGCGTCGTAGGCGTCGAGGTCCGGACGCTTGGTTTCGGGATCGGTGTCGTCGAAGCGAACGCAGAACCAGCCGTCGTATCGTTCCTTGTAGGTCCCGATGACCGCCGGCATTCGCGCGTGGCCCATGTGCCACGGGCCGTTCGGATTCGGCGCACAGCGCATCCGAACCTCGTCGTACTCGGAGACGTTCGGCAAGTCCCCGAGCGGGTGGTCCTCGCCCTCGTCTTCGGCCTCGATCTCGGCTAACTGCTCGGGTGCCAGCGTCTCCAGACGCGCCCGTCGCTCGTCGTGTCCGAGCCCGTTCACCTCGCTGACGACGCCGCCGACCACGCCGGGAATCGCGTCGGCGTGCTCTCGAAACGCCGGGTTCTCGCCCATCAGCGGCCCCATCACCGCCCCGACGTTCGCGTCGCTCTCGTGTTTCACCGCGTTCAAGAGCGCGTGTTTTTCGGCTTCGCGCTCGACGCGTTCGCGCAGATCGTCGTCCATGAGGAGAGGGTGTTCGCGCCGACCCAAAACTGTCGCGGTGTCGGTCCGGCCGCTCGAGGCGTATCGATTCCGGTCAGTAAAGCGACCGCGGTGAAACCGACACTCGACTCGGTCAGTAACCGCGTTCGATGAGGTAGTCGGCCAGCTCACACAGCTGCTGGCGCGC is part of the Halostagnicola kamekurae genome and harbors:
- a CDS encoding glutamate--tRNA ligase gives rise to the protein MDDDLRERVEREAEKHALLNAVKHESDANVGAVMGPLMGENPAFREHADAIPGVVGGVVSEVNGLGHDERRARLETLAPEQLAEIEAEDEGEDHPLGDLPNVSEYDEVRMRCAPNPNGPWHMGHARMPAVIGTYKERYDGWFCVRFDDTDPETKRPDLDAYDAILEDTEYLGFEPDATFKASDRLEIYYDHARKLIEMGGAYTCSCSGEEFSELKNDGEACPHRDKDAETVLDEFEDMIAGVYDSGEMVLRVKTDIEHKNPALRDWVAFRIIDTPHPREEAAEFRCWPMLDFQSGIDDHIVDITHIIRGIDLQDSAKRQRFVYEYFGWEYPEVVHWGHVNVDEYDCKMSTSTIKSLIEAGELDGWDDPRAPTLRSLRRRGIRGEAITEAMVQLGTSTSDVDLAMSSVYAANRDRIDEETDRRFLVREGNQVPLGGSPPDEGNPPLHPNHEERGVREIPVGDSVLLEPDDLPEPEERIWLKGLGCFQYTRGTLQYTGEDIDVVREGDVDVIHWVPAAESVPVRMRTIDGDVTGRAEPAVADLESDEMVQFERIGFARIDRHDEEETVAYYAHP